In Apium graveolens cultivar Ventura chromosome 10, ASM990537v1, whole genome shotgun sequence, the following are encoded in one genomic region:
- the LOC141690903 gene encoding uncharacterized protein LOC141690903 has product MAQRWYSRLPPNSTRSFRDLSQAFIKQFISGRVYEKSSVSLMGIVQGAKDSLKDYLNRFMKEDLKVPDLNDKDSVGEYIKVEERMKKTTVSYEHAGNKKRKTDQEYDTKDKYPRIGKGSDSSSEKNQQPRFTKYARLNAPKSQILMEINKDKEFKWPKPLRGDLVKRDKSRYCRYHKDVGHDTDNYRQVKDEIEYLIRRAKFGRFTKGEEDGGQKRDNNRRDDDRSGNDRDHNPQH; this is encoded by the exons atggctcaaaggtggtacagtcgTCTGCCCCCAAACTCTACTAGATCTTTTAGAGACTTGAGCCAAGCTTTCATCAAGCAATTTATCAGTGGTCGAGTATATGAGAAGAGTTCGGTTTCTCTCATGGGCATAGTCCAAGGAGCAAAAGACTCCTTGAAAGACTACCTGAACCGATTCATGAAAGAGGATCTGAAGGTCCCTGATCTTAACGATAAG GATAGTGTCGGAgagtatatcaaggtggaggaaaGAATGAAGAAGACAACTGTGAGTTATGAACATGCTGGAAACAAGAAGCGGAAGACGGATCAGGAGTACGATaccaaggacaagtatcctcgAATTGGAAAAGGCTCTGACTCCTCTTCTGAGAAGAATCAGCAACCAAGGTTCACTAAATATGCGAGGTTGAACGCTCCAAAGAGCCAAATCCTTATGGAAATTAATAAAGACAAAGAGTTCAAATggccgaagccactaaggggagaccTCGTGAAAAGAGACAAGAGTCGATACTGCAGGTaccacaaagatgttggtcatgatactGATAACTATAGGCAAGTCAAGGATGAGATCGAGTATTTAATCCGAAGAGCAAAGTTTGGAcgtttcaccaagggtgaagaggATGGAGGCCAAAAAAGAGATAATAATCGAAGAGATGACGATCGAAGCGGTAATGATAGAGATCACAACCCACAGCACTGA